DNA from Strix aluco isolate bStrAlu1 chromosome 2, bStrAlu1.hap1, whole genome shotgun sequence:
CTTGAAGAGTCACCGGCAGGGTCTTTCCTTTGCCCAGTTCAGAGGAGGAAACATTTTCCCATGATTTGTTGTGGATCTTTCATCACTGTTTTCCTGGTTCTCAAAATTCCAGTTAGAAACATCAAGCTGTGGTCCCAAGAGACATCAGAAGTGAAATGACactctattttctttctctatcCATCCTCAGTTTGACAACGAAAACAGACTAGGCATGTTCTTCAAGTAAAGCCTTTATCCTGACTGTAATGAAGTCGGTTATGATTCATATGTAGGTGTTTCTCTCACTTGACAATATGAAGGAGTCTTTCAGCTGGGCTTTGCTAACACACTTTGCCTATGGCCTGTTGaaacttgaataatttttttcctggctaaAACAAGCTGGAGTGTGCCGTGCTGATTGTAAAGGGTAGAGGTTATAATGAGTTTTACATTCACTTATAGTCCAGTCCCAGCAAATCTGGTTTGTGAGGAGGAGGGGGTTTCTAGAGTATTAGTGACAGGTCTTTTAGCTTGTACGGTGGTATTTTGGTCTTGGTTTGTGGGCGCTGGATGGATTAAGGGTCCTACGTGCCATAAGTCTTGAAACTTATTCAAGATCTAACTTGCTCCAGGGCTAAGTCTGATGAAGAGTTGCTCTTACATGGAGTTCACTTGGTAAATAAAGAGATAGTTATGAGTTCTTAGTCAAGTTCTTACAGGAGTGCTCCCataacaaaacccagcaaaacaatGCGCTCTTAACTCCTGCTGGTAACCTCAGAGAGGCACAACATTGGCCgctatcttttcctttttttccccctaaaaaagGGTCTCTGAAGCATCAGatgaggaggagcagcagcagccctgtggccACCAGGTTGCAGTAACAGAGTGGACTCTGGCAAAGTGGTCTCGGGACAGGATAATCagtttttttccatgcaaaagcATTGGGCCAGTTCTCATGTGAACTCTCCCTTTTCTACACCCTTTTAATTTTGTTCCTAACTTTtaaaagggagggggaggaggaggagaggggaggcagcCGAAAACTCGattcccctcccttttcccaaAAGTCATCTGATTTCCCGAAAATGCCTCATACGGACCAGATCTGCGTGCTCCCCCTCGCAGCCTGAGCCAACAGGATTGTGCAACTTCTTTCTGGAAATTCCCCGTCCTGCCTAGACCCGGCAAGCCCAGCATCTCACCCGAGAGGGAGGGCTAGCAAGCTGCATCCCACAGACAGAGGGTGCTGCTATATTGCAAATTAGGGCTCTGTTCCCCAGACCCCAGCCTTGGGTAGGTTGGGAGGAGggtgtgcacaggaaggaaaaagagaaagagaaagagagaagagaagggaagagagaagaaaaccaggCACGAACTAGGGAGAGAAGGTAAATATTGCAAGCATtagaaatgagaaaggaaaacagtccTGAGCATTCCTGTCTGACAGCTAGAAGTGTCAGGACAAGCTGCTCCCCAACCCCAGGGTCTGAGCATAATTTTTGAGGTGCTGGGAAGAATGGATTTCAtaccctggggagggggggtgcttTGTGTCTTAATTTGCTGTGCTGGTGTTTGGAGACACTGGTGGTCATAAGGGTAGAACGTGAGTACCAGTGAGTGCCAAGATAGAGACCATGTCTCCATTTTGTCAGTACAGAGCGTAGTATCCCTTCTTGATGCTTGGGGTTGCTGTATGCAGGAAGGAACAAAGATATACACTTGCTTTTGAGGCAAAACATGGATGTATTCTCCAGCAGCTGGGGTTTTAGGGTCTTTGACCTGCCTAGCAGACACGCAGAAGCACAGGCAACATTAATCAATCACACTGTTTTTTGTCCCAGGCCATAGCTCCAAAGTCCAATTCCTGAAAGTTTTCAGAAAGGAAGATCTGCTTTTTCCAGATGTGGTGAGTTATTGAATCTCCAAGGGAAATTCAGGtttattaataatttcattttataaattagGTGTTTTTCCTGTAGTACTGCACTGATTCTCAAATCCGGATATCTACAGCCCAAGTAGCCTCCAGAACAAGGCAGTGAAGTAGGGAATAGCACTTAAGACCCCTGTGTTCAACTCCTGCAGCATTACCAGCTCCTGTAGAGCTGGAGAGCGGCAGAGAGCATGATTGAGGTTGTACTTTTTCTGTATGAAAGGCTACAGAAGAAAGacaagccccacacagccacagTGTTGGTCATTAAAACTCCAAAGCCAGGAGCTATGCTGCATGCTATGTACAGCCAAACTAGCTTTGTCACTTGGGACTGTGTGTGTATGCGGACAGAGAAGACTACTGCAATGTcatcttccttcctcttttctcaggTACCTTATCTTCTTCTGTCTCCCTGTCTGGTCTGATGCAGCCTCCATGTATGGTGAGATCTTGTCACCCAACTATCCTCAGGTGTATCCCAATGATGTGCAGCAATCTTGGGAAATCCAGGTCCCTTCGGGATATGGCATTCGCCTTTATTTCACCCATATGGATCTTGAACCGTCGCAGAACTGCGAGTATGACTTTGTGAAGGTACTGTCCCCATCCTCAAGTGAGAAGAAGACAAGAATGCAGATTAGAGCACAGAACAGCAAAGCTGTGTACAAAGCTTGGGGCTGGAAGAGGAGATACACACATCCTTCCTGTTCTGAGCTCCAAGAAGCCCAAATGACTGAGTGTATCTGCACTAGCAGTCACTAAATCGATTTGTTTGCCTCATAACCACATGAGCATTGTCTGACAACTGAGCATCCCATCTATGCCTCCCTCCCCATGTTTCTCCTACAGTCATAGGAAAATTCTTCTTAGCCGTCACCGACACCTCCCTATTGCAAGACATATTCTTAGCCAGTGAACTGTAGGTATGAAAGGACCATTTTCTTAGGGCATTGCTTTTCTGTCCCTGAAATTATTCAGAATTAATCCATGAGTGGGCATGGATGATTTAATGCAATCAGAAATTGCTTGGAAATGATGAAGGTTAAAAACAAGCGATCTGTGTATGAATAGTGGGCACTCAGTGCTGTGGTCCATTGCACCATAGTTTTCTATGATCTATGATCTATGCACCACAGATTTCTTTAAACTTTGAGACCCACTAGCTCTGCTTCATGTTGTCCCACAAGGCACAAAAGATCAAGCATTTCCACACAAACAGACAGATGCAAGACCATCCTATCCTGCAACAGCTATGTGTGAAAAGGGGCAATAAGATCAGGTGCAGCACCAGAAGGAGACCTTGGAGAAGGACCAAGGTGGGACAGTAGGATGGATGTGCTCTGCTGGGAGCTGTAATAACATGTGTCCTTTTGCAACAAACCGACGAACGTGTTAGACTGCTTTGCAGACCATCAGTGATTGGTTTTGCCATTTTGAACCGTGGTGTTGATTTTTTGTACAAGTGGGCCTGAGGAAAAGATGTTAACAGAGAATTTTCTGGATTAATTTGCATCTGAGAAATTAAGACAGGTCTTTCACAGCTGGGAAGTCAGTAGGAGGGAACACTCCTCAAGTGTCTTACAAATGTAATGGAACCAGTTGTCTAGGGGCTCCATTTGGCCGTACCTTGTCTGGCTGTCTTCCACCCTTGGCCAGCTCAGTGGATGGCACAGCAGCCTTGGGCCTTCCTGCTGGCTGTGTGACATAACTGTGCCCTGGGAGAGCTACCTGAATGTTGTGAGAAATGGATGCAATTCAGGAGCCTTTGGGTAGCCACCTGTAAGCTAAAAGACTCAAGTGTTGGTAATTACACATATTCCAGTAATGAGGTAAGACCTCTCTGCATTCTTTTGCAGATCCTGGCTGGTGGCCATGTTGAAGGCTTGCTTTGTGGGCGGAAGAAACCTCGTGCCCCTGGCTCCTTGATTGTGGAGGAATTTCATGTCCCTTATAACACCCTCACTATGAGCTTCCAATCAGACTTTTCCAATGAGGAGCGTTTCACTGGTTTTGCAGCCTACTATGTTGCAGTGGGTAAGGTTAAAACAGTCTTCTCTGAATCTCCGTAGTGTCCAGGCTAGGGGGGAGGAAAGCTGAGAGAAGGATTTTCCTTATAAGAATACCTTATCGAAAAGAGATCCCAGCAGACAGGACTGCTTTCAACACGGCCAGTATAAGCACTGTCTTAGAGATACCTTTTCCTTGTTGTCCACCAGTGTTTGCTTCGCTTTCTCATCTTGCTCCTGCACTTGGGGCCCTCTCCTAATCTTGGCTGATTCATGTTTTCACACTTGCAGACTTGGATGAGTGCACGGATTTTGTGGACGAACCTTGCAGTCATTACTGTAATAATTATATAGGAGGTTACTTCTGTACCTGTCCACCAGACTTTTTCCTCTATGAGGATAAGAAAACATGTGGAGGTAAGAGATCTACATGAGCTGTGGTCAACAGCAAGAGTTTAATTTAGTCCAAGTGAGGTATTGTGGATGGAAGACCTTCTCTGTCAACTTTCTCAACCAGTTGTGACAGgtatattttggggaaaaacacaTCCCAGTGCAAATCTGAACTGGCAGTAGACTGTGATTTTGGGGGATTTCTATTAACATATTCTTaacattcttcttttttgtgTCAGGAGAGTTAAGGAACTACTAAATGACATTCTTTAAAGACTGTGATGGAGACCCTTCTTAACATACTGATATCTGTGAAACTTTTAATCTCTGACAAAACAGGGCAGTTCAATAAAGACACGAAAATGGCCAAGGGGCTGCTTGGCTTGAATCGAAAAATTGCAAAGTGCATGTAGAAAGGGGTGTAATATGAGGACCTGAGCATGAGGGAAGGGGGCTTAAATCACAGGTGAAAGGTAAAAAGGAAGGCCAGTAGAAGTTAAAGTCCATGACTAATTGGATAGAGAGTGGCCCTGGTTTCAGTTTCTTGGAAAGATTCAGTGTTGTGATATGGTTAATGCAGGTGACTGGGGAGACTGGAGATGTAGTGGAAGAGGGAAAGCCTGTCAGCTTCATCCATGGATCATTTCCTTTCTGAGTCCTACCTGTGTTCCTTCCTTAATCCTAGTGAACTGCAGTGGAAAGGTCTTCACTGAGCCATCAGGGGAGATTGCCAGCCCCAACTATCCTAAGCAGTACCCAGAGAACTCGCGGTGTGAGTACCGAGTGGCTCTGAGGACAGGCTACTTTGTGGTGTTGACCATACGCAGTGGGGACTTTGATATTGAACCAGCCGACTCAAAAGGGAGTTGCCACGACAGCTTAACAGTAAGTGTGGGGCTTAGGAAGGGAGTTAGGATGCTCTAGATCTCCTCTCAGTGTCGTCACGTTCAGAAGACTCTATGACTGCTTAACTTTATTTCCAGCTATGTTGCCTTTTGAAGTTCTTGGGAATACATTTGAATATgtatatattgaatatatatttGAATATCTCTCTGAATACATTTggtatttctcatttcttcttgtttgttaCTTTCCCAGATTGTATCTGGAAAGCAGCGTTTTGGTCCCTATTGTGGCAGCAAATTCACAGGTCCTCCTGAAATCAAAACTAGGAACAACATTCTTGACATAGTCTTCCTGACAGACCATGCAGTACAGCACAAAGGCTGGAAAATCCGCTACTACGGGGATCGTGAGTAAACACATGGGAAagcattcctgctgctgctgaggtaGGGAGAGAGTTTGTCCCAGGTCAGGTTCATGGTACAGCAGCATGTCAACATGTTCACAGCTACTAGTATTGAGTAAACAGAGAATGCCTGTTTACTGGGGAAAATAACTCACTGGGGAGAAAGAACTTGGAAGGTGGAAGGAGGGTAAATCTTGAACCAGTTCATCACTGATTTCCACCTGTCTCTTCAAAGCTGTAACCTGTCCCCCAAGTGTCATCCCCAACTCTGTTCTTGACCCAAAGAAGGACAGGTATATCTTCAAGGACAGTGTGAAGGTGACCTGTGTGGAAGGCTACGAAATTGTGAGGgtaagtttaataaaaaaaatatatatcctctCTGGCCTTCTCAGCAGCTTCCTGATGCCATTTCCCATCAGGTGTCCTGAGCACCTGTGGGGACTCAAAAGTTTTCACCACAGCTGTAGTAATTGGAAACTTCTTCTAGCCACTGCAGCCTTTTGAGGACCCTACTAGAGTGCCTGTGTCAGATATATTTCATGGCCAGTGACTTGCATGGATTATGTGTTCTTTTCCCTAGGGACGAGACAGCATCCCGAGTTTTCACTCCAGCTGTCAGGACAATGGTGAATGGAGCAACTCCCATTTCAGCTGTGTTCGTAAGTGAACTGTCTCTGTATTGTGGGAAGCAGACTGGAGTGGAGCCTTTAGGCTCTAGATCCGCTGTATCTCCAGGTTAGGAGGCTGCTGAAGGACTGGATGTGAGCATGCTGAAGGGACAGAGGAAGTGAGCGCTGACTGTACAGGGACCGGAGGAGCTGAGTGGTTCCCCATCATACAGAATAATCATATTGTTGGGTGAGGATGCCCCTTTGATTATATTTgatcagttttgtttcttctctacAGCCGTGAACTGTGGTGATCCCATTCCTATTGACAATGCCCAAGCTGTATACGTCTCCGAACTTCATGAGCCTTTGTACAAAGCTGCTTTCCGATATCAGTGTGATGCACCTTACTATACCCTAAAAACCAAAGGGGATGGTAAGCATTGCCTCTGCTATACAAACATATTTCTTTGATCGGAGGCCTAAGAAATTGTACCGGCATCGTCATGGGGCTGGGATTATATCAGGTCAAGACTGGGAAAAAGATCTTATTGGTGTGGGCTTGCAGGCAGTAGTTTTGTGATGCTTTTTGTGTTGAATACACTCTAATGATGTCTGTACTTGGGCTGTTGACCTTAAATGCATTAGCAAGTCCTCTCTCCATTTGCCTGGTGTGTGAACCATGGATATTTTTGTCACATCTAGCACACAGTTCTGGTGGAGAAGTAATGGACTCAAGAAATATAATAGATGGGGTCCCTCCAAAATAGGGCAGAAGCACCCTGGTGGGGTTGGGTAGTTCTGGGGAGATCTCAGCAATGTTTACCAAGCTGTGCTTGCCTTGGAAATGAGAAGGTTAACACATCATTTTATACAGTAATGCTACTTTCTCTTAATCTTGATTGTATCCTTATGGCACTCCCTCTTTCTTGTGTTTTCCAAGCAGTGTATCAGTGCTCAGCCAGTGGAGAATGGGTCAACAAAGAGATGGGAACAAAGCTCCCAAAATGTGTCCCAGGTACTACCAAAAACTGTGTATGTGTACACACGGCATATGAAGAGCACTGCTTCTTTCATCTCTCTGTCTTTAAACTGTTAAGCCTGAAAGTACAGTTGATACTTTCTGTGTTGTTTGAATCACATCGGACAGGGTATTTCTGAAAGCTGTGGGCCCCAAAGAAAGGTCAAATGATGCAGCAGaaagaaactggaaacaaaagcGGGCAACATAATAAGATAACTGGTATGATAGGACCTCTTCAAGTATCAGTGTGTGTTTCTGCACCAGTTTTCCCACCTTCAATTGTGTACATTCTCAAGTTGTTCAGTGCTTTAAGTCTCTGTCTGCATTGCAGGTAGCAAAAAGACTGACAGGTCAGAAGAGATGTCCAGCGATGCTGGACCGTTCTGTCTTTGGTCCCTCCCAAGCTACACCGAGAGCTGTAGCTTCTCTTCAAACCTCTCCTGGGGGTAGTGCCCAGCTATCCACTGGGCACTGCAAATGCAGCACTATAGGGATAGGTCTTGCACTACTCTCACTGGAGTCATAGCCTAAACCCTTAAGGTTCTTATGTGTCCTTCAGTATTCAGCTACACTTACTGTGTCTGAAAGCTCAAGCAAAATCCGTGTCAAGGACCTTCTAATCCTCTCTGTGTACTTGGGAGACACTGAGGAGGGAAGTGCGTGGGTACTACTCCTGCTCCTGACTGCTGATAGTTATGGCTGGGTCTTAACTTCCAGCTGATAGAGAGAATTTTAAATCCTATATATTCTGCACACTGTTCAACTTACCCTCTTAGAGGAGGCAGCATGCCTAGGGCTAGTTGTACATGCTGCCTGTTCACTAACTCCAAATCCCCAAATCCTCATTGGCAAAGTACAAGATCCAGTTGAAGATGATTCAGCCCTCTTAAGGTCCAGCTCAGTCAGTGACTTGGACTATACAAGCGTACAGTGGAAAAGGCAAATTGTAAGATAAAGCTCAGGGAATTTACTACCCGAGAGGAGTTTACAAAGAACatgaagccagactcttctcagtgggaCACAGCAATAAAAGACATTGAAGGGCAATGGGCACAAGTTGCAACAAAGGAAATTCTGACAGTATTTAAGGAAAAGTGTTCCCCCAGAGCACTGGAACTCGTTTCCAGAGAGGCTGGCTAATCATGACCCTTGGAGATGATCAGAAGTCATCTGTCAAAGCCCCTGAGCAACCTGGCTTTGCAGTTAGGAGGGCAGGGGGAAGTGCAGTTAGGGATGAACAGGTTGAACTACAGACCTTTAACAAACTCTGCTTCATTTAAATTGGAAACTACCTACTGGATATAGTTGCTTAATCTGACTATATGACTAAGGGTTCAATATAAGCAAGACAATGTGATAAGAAATCAATTTCCTAGCTGTGTCAGATTGTCCAGCCTTATTTATGCCCTTAGCGATCACATTCCGCAAAACCTTATAGAACATTTTACTCAAAGAGCACGGAGCATCTCTGCACCCACAAAACCCACAGATAAGATCTCCATTAACCTACTGCTTAAGATTTTACATACTAAAAGAATGGAGAGGATAAAATGGTAAAACATCAGTGGCAAACCTGAACACTTGACCTGAGACTATCTGgagttcacacacacaaaaaataattttaaagagcaGTGTCATATTTCTAAGaacttaagcaaatattttttcaaagacaATCCTTTCACCTACAGGATGTAATTCAGCAAGGGTAAAATGCTGACTAGAATGCAGTTAAATCAGTGGCAGGGTGACAACTGCTTTCCAGAACAAGAATTTGAGAATGAGTATTTTCAGCCTAAATTGAATGTTGATAGTAGTTTTGCTTGAATTTTCTTGAATTTCTTTGTAAACACTAGTTGCTAACTCTATCACATAGAATATAAACATTGGTTACTCAGAATCAAAAATCATTTAGAGGACACAGGAAGGAGGGGACTGTGGGCTTTTTAGCAGTACCAAAGACCCCCACCTATTTGTAACTGCTAATTCTCCCAtctggtttctctttttttattttctttccagtctgTGGGGTGCCTAGTAATCCCATCCgagagaaagcaaagatttttggAGGCACTCGTGCAGAGAAGGGCAACTTTCCCTGGCAGGTGTATTTCGATTACCCAAGAGGAGGTGGCGTACTCATCTCTGAAAGATGGGTAATGACTGCAGCTCATGTGCTGGAGGGCTTTGACAAACCCAACATGTATGCTGGGGTAATCAATGTTGGTAGAGAATCTCTGTACCGGGAGGCCCAGCAGCTGATCCCAGAGGCTTCATTCATCCATCCTGGCTGGAAGAAGCAGCCCATAGAAACCAGGACCGATTTTGATAACGATATCGCGCTAGTGAAGCTGAGGGATGCTGTGAAGATGGGCCCAAACATCTCACCCCTCTGTCTTCCTGGTAAatcagctgaatatgagctgcaAGAAGGGACTCTGGGCTACATTGCTGGCTGGGgccagagagagaaaggaagactGCCTATTTATCTTTGGAAGGCCCAGATTCCTGTGGTGGACATGGATAAGTGCCGATCTGTGAAACCAGAGGGCTCTGCTGATTCCAGTGCTTACCGCTTCACTGACAATATGATCTGTGCTGGAGGTGACAAGGACAGCTGTAAAGGGGATAGTGGTGGAGCCTACGCTATCCAAGATCCTCTGGATGACGGACGATACTATGTGGCTGGGCTGATCTCCTGGGGACCAAGATGTGGTACCTTTGGTCTTTACACCAAGGTAGTGCGTTATTTGGACTGGATTACAGAGACCATGAGCAAGCATGAGGATGCAGAAGCTTGGCAGGATTAGCTCTTTCTCCATTCAGCACAGTCACCCTTTCTAAATGTGATGGTTACACGTTCAGGCTGGCTGTGATCCTGTTCGCTCTGTGTATTTAATGGGCCTACTCTTTGTGTCTGTGCTGAGTGGAGAGTCAGGAATATGTATCTGTTTCTCCCACTGTCATCGCATCTGGGAAGggaaattctcttttttccactTGTCGTAGCATCAGTGTAAGATGCTACTCTGGATAAACAGGCTCCTTCTgcttcctctcatttttttctatCCCATTTTTTCCCACCCGGAGAAGACCTAGCCATGCCCCACCTGACAGGTTTCAATGAAGACAAGAGGGAATAATTGTTGGTTCCCAGGGTAGGTTCAGAGCCCTATTTCTGATTTATGTATTTCCTGTATTGTTCAGAGTATCTAACAGCATTAAAGAATGTCCAAATTGCCTTTTGTGCAATGTGCTATTGTGTGTGTGTTgccttttttcttcccagtttagACCAAATTCTCCTTGAAAGTCCCTAAATCAAATGTCTAGTGACATTTTGACCCACTACACTGCCAGCTTTTAGCAAGCTTTAATTTGTGCTACCTCTCTTCCCTACCTAAGAGTCTTTATGAAGTTCTTCTGAGATGGTCGCATCTCATTGACCAACCATTGCTAGCAGTGAGAACTTAAGACTTCTGAGTCAAGCTGAGCAGAAGAGACATCTTCAAAATCCCTTAATTCACCTATCCTCAGGGCTTTATTTTTCAAACGTTGTGTTagataaaaaataaagctttcttgATTTAGAGAAGTAGTGTTGTGGGAGATTACTTGACATGCATTAGGGTGTCTTCTGCTCCAGAAGGTCCTATATGACTCACAGATATCCTTCAGGGAACTGATGCAGGTGGCATATGATGAAAGATGGTGgaagctgggtttgttcagctttaAAAGGAGGAAACTAAGAGGGGGGGTCTAATTGCTGTATTCAGATACCTAAAGGGGAGCTAGAGACAACACAGAGCAAGACTCTTCAGAGAAGTGAACAGTGACGGGACAAGAGACAATAGACATGAATTGCAATAAGGGAATTTCCATTTGGGCTTTTTTCCAGGGTGTGGGTCAGCACTGAAACAAGTGCCATAGAAGATTGGGGAATCTCAGTCCTTGGACATCTTCATACTTGCccagtgtgctgggtttgtgtggtggggtttttggtagcaggggagggggatacAGCCAtgtccccctgtgagaagcttctcgaagctcccctggctccaagtcagacccacctctggccaaggccgggccaattagcgatggtggctgcgcctctgtgatagcgtatttaagaaggggaacctgggagggggttgggacttgtgGGAAGAAGTTGTGAAGAGGACATCtgtgcgaacactgaggtcagtggaaggaaggaggaggaagagggggaggtgtgccagagcagagacccccctgtatcccgtggtgagacggcagggacCTCCCTACCACCATGGAGgtcagcagaggagcagagatttgcctgtgcgggacccccaggactctgtgggaagaagcagaccccactgttgtagttcagtgctgggaggagcaaaacgtggaggtgacccatggCGGAGCATCTCCAGAGGATGTATCCTGTGGGGAGGAGTCACAGCGGAGAGAGGCTGCGGACGGCTGTCTGCCATGGGAAGGACGCCCTGTGGAGCAGGAGAgtgctgccccctccttggaggaagaagcagcagcactgactgcaccgtgcccccatcccctgccctgcaccactgggggaggaggtggagatatcgggaacaaaggtgggcctgggaagaagggaggggtgggggtgaggtgttttttaagatatggtaacacttctcactgtcccattctgtctgttaagtgttgctgttgtcagtgttttgaattaaagtgatgttctttttttttcttcccctaaggagcctgtcttttgcctgtgaccataatgggtgagtgacctctctctgtccttatctccattcctgagccttttgattcatttttctccttcccagcactgagaGGGGAAGGAGTAAGCAAGCAGTTGAGTGGCCcttgggctcaaaccacaacactcagGCAAGGCCCTGAAGCTCTGCAGTTAATCCTGCTGTCAGCAGCGgattggactagagacctcctctTCCAGCCTAAGTTCTGAGAGTCTAGGAAATGGTGAGGAGGATGTGTGCAGCTCTTGAAAGAGTTCATATAGATTCCTGCCCTCAGCTCAAGCACATTCAATTTTGTGTAACAAGCAaaagtttattttgttgttgGGCTAGTAACCAAGGATCTTATACTACATTCCTGAGGAACCGTGACCCACAGGGTGTTGAATGCTTTTTACTTTTATATCTGTATGTGCCAACTTTAATCTAGTATGAAGTTTGATAGTCATTTCTTCTTGTTGCTAAGTAGGTGGGCTCATGTCAGCTTTCATCTTTTGGAGCACAAAAGGGAAGTATCCATCCCTGGTAACCAGTCCAGGCTGCAATCTTGGCCCATGTTCCTCTTGGGCAAAGAAGTGACTATATACTGCAAAGAATAATGATGCAGTGGTGCCATTGTAACTGTATTTTCAAAGTTCACAGTATGTTTTAGAATTTCATAATCATATAGGTGTGCCCAAACATCTGTAGTAATCGTGAG
Protein-coding regions in this window:
- the C1S gene encoding complement C1s subcomponent isoform X5; this encodes MSFQSDFSNEERFTGFAAYYVAVDLDECTDFVDEPCSHYCNNYIGGYFCTCPPDFFLYEDKKTCGVNCSGKVFTEPSGEIASPNYPKQYPENSRCEYRVALRTGYFVVLTIRSGDFDIEPADSKGSCHDSLTIVSGKQRFGPYCGSKFTGPPEIKTRNNILDIVFLTDHAVQHKGWKIRYYGDPVTCPPSVIPNSVLDPKKDRYIFKDSVKVTCVEGYEIVRGRDSIPSFHSSCQDNGEWSNSHFSCVPVNCGDPIPIDNAQAVYVSELHEPLYKAAFRYQCDAPYYTLKTKGDAVYQCSASGEWVNKEMGTKLPKCVPVCGVPSNPIREKAKIFGGTRAEKGNFPWQVYFDYPRGGGVLISERWVMTAAHVLEGFDKPNMYAGVINVGRESLYREAQQLIPEASFIHPGWKKQPIETRTDFDNDIALVKLRDAVKMGPNISPLCLPGKSAEYELQEGTLGYIAGWGQREKGRLPIYLWKAQIPVVDMDKCRSVKPEGSADSSAYRFTDNMICAGGDKDSCKGDSGGAYAIQDPLDDGRYYVAGLISWGPRCGTFGLYTKVVRYLDWITETMSKHEDAEAWQD